One window from the genome of Enterobacter asburiae encodes:
- a CDS encoding S-(hydroxymethyl)glutathione dehydrogenase/class III alcohol dehydrogenase, which produces MKSRAAVAFGPGQPLKIVEIDVAPPKKGEVLIKITHTGVCHTDAFTLSGDDPEGVFPAVLGHEGGGIVVEVGEGVTSLKPGDHVIPLYTAECGECKFCKSGKTNLCQAVRATQGKGLMPDGTTRFSYNGEPVYHYMGTSTFSEYTVCAEISLAKVNPQAPLDKVCLLGCGVTTGIGAVHNTAKVKEGDTVAVFGLGGIGLAVIQGAVQAKAGRIIAVDTNPEKFKLAGEMGATDFVNPKDHEKPIQDVIVEMTDGGVDFSFECIGNVNVMRSALECCHKGWGESIIIGVAGAGQEIKTRPFQLVTGRVWRGSAFGGVKGRTQLPGMVEDAMVGKIQLDPFITHRLPLEQINEAFDLMHEGKSIRTVIHFGDK; this is translated from the coding sequence ATGAAATCTCGCGCTGCAGTTGCATTTGGTCCCGGCCAGCCGCTCAAGATCGTTGAAATCGACGTAGCACCGCCGAAGAAAGGCGAAGTGCTGATCAAAATCACCCATACCGGCGTGTGCCATACCGATGCGTTTACGCTCTCCGGTGACGATCCGGAAGGCGTCTTCCCGGCGGTGCTCGGTCATGAAGGGGGCGGGATTGTCGTGGAAGTGGGCGAGGGCGTGACCAGCCTGAAGCCGGGGGATCACGTGATCCCGCTGTACACGGCGGAATGCGGCGAGTGTAAGTTCTGTAAATCCGGTAAAACCAACCTCTGCCAGGCGGTTCGCGCGACTCAGGGGAAAGGGCTGATGCCGGACGGCACTACCCGTTTCTCTTATAACGGCGAGCCTGTTTATCACTACATGGGCACCAGCACCTTCAGCGAATACACCGTTTGCGCGGAGATTTCGCTGGCGAAGGTAAACCCGCAGGCACCGCTGGATAAAGTCTGCCTACTGGGCTGCGGCGTGACCACCGGTATTGGCGCGGTGCATAACACAGCAAAAGTTAAAGAGGGCGATACCGTTGCGGTGTTCGGTCTCGGCGGCATTGGTCTGGCGGTGATTCAGGGCGCGGTGCAGGCGAAGGCCGGGCGTATCATCGCGGTCGACACCAACCCGGAGAAATTCAAGCTGGCGGGTGAAATGGGCGCGACCGATTTCGTGAACCCGAAAGATCACGAAAAACCGATTCAGGATGTCATTGTTGAGATGACCGACGGCGGCGTTGACTTCAGCTTCGAATGTATCGGCAACGTGAACGTGATGCGTTCCGCGCTGGAGTGCTGCCACAAAGGCTGGGGCGAGAGCATCATCATTGGCGTGGCCGGTGCGGGTCAGGAGATTAAAACCCGTCCATTCCAGCTGGTCACCGGGCGCGTATGGCGCGGCTCCGCGTTTGGCGGCGTGAAGGGGCGTACCCAGCTTCCAGGTATGGTTGAAGATGCCATGGTCGGCAAGATTCAGCTCGATCCGTTTATTACCCACCGTTTACCGCTGGAGCAGATCAACGAGGCGTTCGATCTGATGCACGAAGGCAAATCCATCCGCACCGTCATTCATTTCGGCGACAAGTAA
- a CDS encoding metal/formaldehyde-sensitive transcriptional repressor, producing the protein MPHSPEDKKRILTRVRRIRGQVDALERALESGDPCLAILQQIAAVRGAANGLMGEMVEIHLKDELVTGETTPDQRAVRMAEVGHLLRSYLK; encoded by the coding sequence ATGCCGCATTCACCCGAAGATAAAAAACGTATTCTTACTCGCGTCCGTCGCATTCGGGGCCAGGTTGATGCCCTTGAACGCGCGCTGGAGTCGGGCGATCCCTGTCTGGCCATCCTGCAGCAAATCGCCGCCGTGCGCGGGGCTGCCAATGGCCTGATGGGCGAAATGGTTGAAATTCACCTCAAAGATGAGCTGGTAACGGGGGAAACCACGCCGGATCAGCGAGCCGTACGCATGGCAGAAGTCGGCCATTTGCTGCGCTCTTATCTAAAATAA
- a CDS encoding SDR family oxidoreductase: MSRIFISGSSTGLGLMAAELLVQQGHQVVLHARNANRAEDAQRALPQAEAVVVGDLETIEGARQTALRVNALGRFDAVIHNAAVGYNEAYRATRDGLPHVFAINTLSAYILTALIERPHRLVYLSSGMHHHARANLDDILWSKRRWNGSDAYAESKLHDAMLAFALARRWRDVRSNSLEPGWVPTKMGGPNAPDDMDQAHLTQAWLAASRDSEADVTGKYFYHMKRMTANLQAHDVALQDRLINICTEISGITLPE; the protein is encoded by the coding sequence ATGTCACGCATTTTCATCTCCGGTTCGTCAACGGGCCTTGGTCTGATGGCGGCCGAACTGCTGGTTCAACAAGGACATCAGGTTGTGTTGCACGCGCGTAATGCGAACCGCGCAGAAGATGCCCAACGCGCCTTACCCCAGGCTGAAGCCGTCGTTGTCGGTGACCTGGAGACAATTGAAGGTGCCAGACAAACGGCATTACGTGTCAACGCCCTGGGACGCTTCGATGCCGTCATCCACAATGCTGCCGTTGGTTACAATGAAGCGTATCGCGCGACCCGCGACGGGCTGCCGCATGTTTTCGCGATCAACACGCTCTCGGCTTACATCCTCACCGCGTTGATTGAACGTCCGCATCGCCTCGTCTACCTGAGTTCTGGAATGCATCATCATGCCCGGGCAAACCTGGATGATATTCTCTGGAGCAAACGTCGCTGGAATGGGTCTGACGCCTATGCAGAGAGCAAACTGCACGACGCTATGCTGGCTTTTGCTCTGGCGCGTCGCTGGCGTGATGTGCGTAGTAACAGCCTCGAGCCTGGTTGGGTGCCGACAAAGATGGGGGGGCCGAATGCCCCGGACGATATGGACCAGGCGCACCTGACCCAGGCCTGGCTTGCCGCCAGCCGTGATTCTGAGGCTGACGTAACGGGGAAATATTTCTACCACATGAAGCGCATGACGGCTAATCTGCAGGCGCACGACGTCGCATTGCAGGATCGTCTCATTAATATTTGTACTGAGATTTCAGGGATAACGCTGCCGGAGTAA
- a CDS encoding arabinose transporter, translating into MGALAIKRLAEDNSPRVLLPRPATGVIAALFFGYLAVGLPLPVIPLFIHGHLGFSNLVVGLVIGIQFLATVLTRGYAGRVTDQQGGKRSALQGAILSAIAGALYLVASVTELSPTATLCIVIAGRLMAGFGESQFVTGCVSWAIASVGPQRAGMSMSWTGIAMFAALSIGAPVGMALYQHYSLAMAMIACIATPVLAALIAMFTASYISPGGPRLPFHRVVGRIWREGLGLMLQGVGLSGLTAFASLYFAAHHWQNAGLVMTAFGLGFIFVRLALGHLPDQIGGYRVAVWSLVVEALGQAMLWLGSNEWMALAGALVTGLGCALVFPALGVEAIRRVPQANRGSAMGAFVAFLDVAYGIAGPVAGLIAGQFSYAAVYLSGTVCALLGALIASASRMHQS; encoded by the coding sequence GAGGATAACTCCCCGCGCGTCCTGCTTCCCCGCCCGGCAACGGGTGTTATTGCCGCACTTTTCTTTGGTTATCTGGCAGTCGGACTGCCATTGCCGGTGATTCCATTGTTCATCCATGGACATCTCGGTTTCAGCAACCTCGTGGTGGGACTGGTGATCGGCATCCAGTTTCTGGCAACCGTGCTCACCCGCGGCTATGCCGGACGGGTTACAGACCAACAGGGAGGTAAACGCTCTGCTCTTCAGGGAGCAATCCTTTCAGCGATAGCAGGGGCATTGTATCTGGTGGCTTCGGTAACGGAGCTATCACCTACGGCCACCCTTTGCATTGTTATCGCAGGCCGTCTGATGGCCGGTTTTGGCGAAAGTCAGTTCGTGACGGGATGCGTGTCATGGGCAATTGCCTCCGTCGGCCCTCAGCGCGCCGGTATGTCAATGTCGTGGACCGGCATCGCCATGTTTGCAGCGCTGTCGATTGGTGCTCCGGTTGGAATGGCGTTGTATCAGCATTACAGCCTCGCAATGGCGATGATTGCCTGTATTGCAACACCGGTTTTGGCCGCTCTGATTGCAATGTTCACTGCATCATATATATCGCCGGGAGGTCCGCGGCTGCCGTTCCATCGCGTAGTAGGGCGCATCTGGCGCGAAGGGCTGGGATTGATGCTGCAGGGGGTCGGACTTTCCGGGCTTACCGCTTTTGCCTCATTGTACTTTGCAGCACATCACTGGCAGAACGCCGGCTTGGTGATGACTGCGTTTGGTCTGGGTTTTATTTTCGTTCGGCTCGCCCTGGGGCATCTACCAGACCAAATAGGCGGCTATCGCGTTGCAGTTTGGTCATTGGTGGTTGAAGCTCTTGGCCAGGCAATGTTGTGGTTGGGTTCAAATGAATGGATGGCACTTGCAGGTGCTCTGGTTACCGGACTGGGCTGTGCACTGGTTTTCCCCGCATTGGGCGTCGAAGCTATAAGACGTGTTCCACAAGCCAACCGCGGCAGTGCAATGGGCGCATTCGTTGCATTTCTGGATGTCGCTTATGGAATCGCCGGGCCGGTAGCTGGCCTGATCGCCGGTCAGTTTAGTTATGCCGCTGTATATCTGTCTGGTACGGTCTGTGCGCTGCTGGGGGCGCTGATTGCGAGCGCGTCTCGGATGCATCAATCCTGA